Sequence from the Fragaria vesca subsp. vesca linkage group LG4, FraVesHawaii_1.0, whole genome shotgun sequence genome:
GCAAAACAAACAGATACGAAAAATGTTGTTATACTCATTTCCAGCACAATGAACAATTCTAACTCCTAACTGCATTATCATAATATCTAATTCAGAGAGATATGATACCATTTGCATACACAATGTGACCCTAAAAACTAGGTGTAGTATAGTGATATACGAGTCCAACTAAACTCCTTTGTAATCAGGTACTCAGGTAGTAAGAAAACCAGGTTTGTTACATATACCCTCCCTACACTCAAACATAGGTAACAACAACTAGTATATACGCTATGTCTTCCGACATGATTTATATATTAAATCTCAATGCTCCATTTATGAAATGCAATTATGCTCCATAAACTGTATGATAACAAAAGTAAACTCTCACGGATACCTTCCGATAGGCACCCCCAGCTGGTACTGTGCAAAGACAGAAGTGAAGTGAACAATGCAGAAGCAGTAGCACTGTGCAAGGGGATCAACGACTGCGCAGCAGCCAACTCCACAGGCAGCCTGAAATTCTCAACATTACACTTGCTCAATAAGAATGACAACACACAAATACTCATCTCTCACAACAACTTCATAAAATAAAATAAAAATTTTATTCTAATATATAGATTAAAATCTAAGCTATATAGATCATCAACAATTTTAAGGTACTGAAACTTATATAAATTTTCACGTATTCAACGCAAACCTTGACAAAACACCCAGATCAAATTTTCGCAAACAAAGTAAAAGCATTCGATTTTAATTCTACTCAAGATATTTACAAGTAAGCAATCAAATCGCAACCTGGAGAACTTGAGCTTCTGAGTAGCGAATCGAGGAGTGGATGTGGTTTTGGCGCCGGCGAGTTCACTGAGCTTGAAAGCTTTGGAGGCGAAGGGTGAAGACGAGGATGAGTAGAATAGGGTTTTGGCGGAAGCTGAAGAGAATTGTAGGGTTCGTCTCGCGCAATTAGCCGCCATGGTTTTCCCAAACCTCAAAGTTTAGTCCCTGCTGAGAGAAATGACTTGGGATTCCTATGTGGACTGGGCCTCACATGTTTAAATAAATCAATGGACTTGAAGGCCCACTGTGGTTAAACTACTCAATGAACCATTGAACTTTTAAACTGGATTTAGTCATTGGCCCAATAAGCTACTCGAAACTTTTGATAAACATTTTCGCCAAAAGAAGTACATGAATTTTTGATCGTTTGACAAGGAGAGTGAAATTTGCATTCTCTATTTTACAATTTATACTCCTTATTTTCTCTTTTAGTTAAAGATTTCATAAAAAAAACAAAACGCATCTGAGTAAAGACAAATTTAAAGTTATTATAAAAGGAAAGAAGGCGTGTGGATTGTAACGTATGTTTTTTGTATAACAAAGAGAGAGAAGTGAAAATTAAATTCCACAAAATGTGATTCACACTCCCATTTTTTTTAGTCAAAATTCTCATTTAAAGACAAAATTTGAGTTAATAAAAACAAATTTAACTTACCAAAAAAAACCGTGGAGTGTAGATTGTAAAATGAGAATTGTGGATTTCACTCCCCTTAAAAAAACCTCTCTAACTCAAGATGCACACTATTAGACTGAATGTCGACGAGATTCAAACATGGGTTTAG
This genomic interval carries:
- the LOC101308278 gene encoding uncharacterized protein LOC101308278, with the translated sequence MAANCARRTLQFSSASAKTLFYSSSSSPFASKAFKLSELAGAKTTSTPRFATQKLKFSRLPVELAAAQSLIPLHSATASALFTSLLSLHSTSWGCLSEGFATPL